In Paludibaculum fermentans, the genomic stretch CCGGCCTTGACGGTGACGGAGGAAGGCGAGTGGGTGGCGCTGAAGGGCGGCAGCTTCTCGATGATGTTCAGCAAGAAGGAAGGCGTGATCACGTCCTATAAGTACAAGGGCGTGTCGCTGCTGGACCGCGGGCCGCGTGTCGACTTCTGGCGCGCCGAAACGGACAACGACGTGGGCGGGCGGAAGGCCCTGGGCAAGCGCCCGGTGGAGTCGGATACCAAGGTCTGGCGCGACGCCGGGACGTGGTGGGATGTGCAGTCGGCGCAGGTCGACAAAGTGGATGACCGCACGGCGAAGATCACAGTGAAGGCCGAGCCGGCCAATGCGGGCGGGGCGGTGGTGACGATGACCTACACGGTGCATGGCAGCGGCGATGTGATCGTGGAGACGTCGTATCAGCCGGGCTCGCAGAAGCGGGCGATGATGGAGCGGTTTGGTACGGAACTGGTGGTGTCGCCGGGTTTGGAGAATCTGTCGTGGTACGGACGCGGTCCGGCCGAGACGTATATTGACCGGCCGTTCGAGCGTGTGGGGCTCTACAAGAGCACTGTGGCGAAGGAGTGGGTGGACTACTCGCGTCCGCAGGAGAACGGCAACAAGACCGACGTGCGCTGGGTGGCGCTGACGAACGCCCAGGGTGTCGGGTTGCTGGCTGTGGGGGCTCCGCAATTGGGCGTGGGCGCCAAACACTTCACGAAGGACGACCTGGAGCGGGCGGCGTATACGTTCATGATGCAGCCGCATCCGCAGGTCTTCCTGAACCTGGATTGGAAGCAGATGGGGGTGGGCGGCATCGATAGCTGGTCTCCGAATGCGCTGCCGATGCAGCCCTATCGCATCCCGTCCGATCAGTCATACTCATATCGATACAGACTGTCGCCGGTGGAAGGCGACTTCAGCGGCAAGACGCTGGAATCGTTCTGAACCGCTGCATTGGAGGCAAGATGCACTCGAAAATACTCACGCTGATGGTTGCAGTGACGGTGCTCGCCGGCTGCAAGAAAGTGGAACAAGGAGGGGTAGGGGCCGTGACAACGCAGGAATTTGGCAAGACGGAGAAGGGTGAAGTGGTGAACCTCTACACCCTGAGAAACAGGAACGGCGTCGAGATCGCCATCATCAACTACGGCGCGCGGGTGGTCACCTTGAAGACGCCCGATGCCCGGGGCCGGCTGGCGGACATCGCGCTCGGCTTCGACAGCCTGAAGGGCTATGAGGGCCCGAATCCCTACTTCGGCGCGATTGTGGGCCGCTACGGCAACCGCATCGCGAAGGGCAAGTTCACGCTGGACGGCAAGGAATACACGCTGGCCAAGAACAACGGCGAGAACAGCCTGCACGGCGGGCTGGTGGGCTTCGACCGTGTGATCTGGAGCGGGAAGACGGAAGAGTCGAACGGCGTCCAGAAGGCCATTTTCAGCTACACCAGCAAGGATGGCGAGGAAGGCTATCCGGGTACGCTGAATGTCACGGTCACCTATTCGCTGGGCAACAATGACGACGTGCAGATCGATTACCATGCGACGACGGACAAGGCGACGGTGTTGAACGTCACGAATCACACCTACTTCAATCTGGCCGGGCAGGGCAATGGCGACATCCTGAATCAGGTGATGCAGCTCAACGCGGACCGGTTCACTCCGGTGGACGCGGGTCTGATTCCCACCGGCGAGCTGAAGGATGTCACCGGTACGCCGTTTGATTTCCGCAAGCCGACAGTGATCGGGTCGCGCATAGGCGACAAGGACGAGCAGTTGACGCTTGGCAAGGGCTACGACCACAACTACGTGCTGAACCGTTCAGGCAGCGGGTTGGTGATGGCGGCCAAGGCCGTGGATCCGCCATCGGGCCGGGCGCTGGAAGTGTGGACGACCGAACCGGCCGTGCAGTTCTACACCGGCAACTTCCTGGATGGCACGGTGGTGGGCAAGAACGCGAACAACTACGCGCAGCGTACTGGCTTCTGCCTGGAGACGCAGCACTATCCGGATTCGCCGAACCATCCGGACTTCCCGACGACGGTGTTGAAGCCAGGGGAAGAGTACAAGACGACCACGGTTTGGAAGCTGCGGTTTGTGGACCCCGCGAAGTAAACAGAACCCTGCTGAAGAAAGTGGAAAGGGCTGCCCGTGTGGCGGCCCTTTTCATGTGTAACAGACAATTGTACGCCCGAAGTGCCTGATAGCGGCCGAATTGGCGGTTTTGAGGCACGCGGCGGCCGGGAACGCAAAACAAGTCCTTTGTTTTGAAGTGGGGCAGATGGCCAGCGAACTGCACTTAGGAAGGCTGGAGTCTCTCCATGCAAAAACACATATTCATGACGCAAAGCGACTATGAGCGGCTCAGCAGCATGCTCGCCGATCATGCGGCCGGCCGCCAGGACTTGAAGTTACTCGAAGAGGAACTGGACCGCGCCGATATCGTCGATGTGCGCGAGCTGCCGGCGGATGTCGTCACTATGCATTCCGTGGTGAGACTGCGCGACCTCGATTCCGGGGAACAGAAGACTTACCGGCTGGTCTATCCCAGTGAAGCGGGCCGGGGCGAGTCGTCCCTGTCCGTGCTGGCGCCCATTGGCACCGCGTTGTTGGGCTATCGGAGCGGAGACACGATCGAGTGGACCGTGCCACGGGGCGTGAAGCGCCTGCAGGTGCTGGAGGTCTTGTATCAGCCCGAGGCGGCGGGGGCTCCGCCGGTCTGAGATGGAATCGAGCGGCGCGGCCAGTGAAAGGGGCTGCGCCGCTCTCCGGGCCTTGTGGGGCAATGAAAGCCGGGCAATGAAAAAGGCTACTGTGCAGTAGCCCGGAATTCGCCAAGTTGTGTGGTACGCCCGAGAGGATTCGAACCTCTGACCTTTTGCTCCGGAGGTAGGCCGCCTCCTCTAGTAGGCACTGTTGAATCCATAAGTAACAGAAAGCAAAAGGACAATAAGAGGACAAAACGAAGGTCCTCGGAGGTCATTGGAGCACGATCTTTGATCCCATTTTGTCCAGGCCGATGAAACGGCTGTCGCCGCATTCCGGTGTAGAGGATAGAAGTTCAAACGTCTGAGTGGCCGGCCGTCGCCATACGATCCAACAGGGCGTGACGATTTCCTTGGCGAAGGTGGTCGTCGTCCGACGAAAGACGTGCCGGGAGAGATGGACTCCCACTTTCAATCCGACCGGCTTCAGAAACCGACGGGCGATGTTGTGCTCGTGATCCGCCCACTGCACTCATCCGATTCGGTGACCGCGCCGCCGAAGCTCTCTTCCAAACCGGCGAGGACACGCCGGTCCATCGGGTCGATCCTGGCAACCACCCCGACCTCCATGACTTCAAGCTGCTGCTTGGTGTCGTTGTAGATGAACGAAGTCTGCTACGCCAGGCTGGTAGTTCGAGGGAGCTGAACGAATCATCGATCTCGAACGCACACCGGATGGTTATGTTGCCAGGCGTTGCCTCTTCTCCCGTTCCGAAGTGCCCATCGGCCGGGTGTGATTCTGAGGGAATATTCCCCCGGCACATGGGACGCCTCACATCGCGAGACGACGCAACGGCTGTGATTTGAGAAGAAACTGGTGCCGGAATGCCTGGATCCGACCTGATAGATGCGAATTGAAGAGAGTAGTATCGGAGCTGAAGGTCGGAAAGGAGCGGTGTTCCATGTTCTCCTCTTTCAAGCGTACTCGCGCGTCGAGTCTATTGGTTGGTTGTGTGTTGCTCTTGCTCACTGCCTCGGTTAGCCTCGCCGCGAGATTGAATCCACTCTTGGTTAACGGCACGATGGTGGCCTATGGGTATGGTGGCGGCTTCAACGTCCTTGGATGTTCAGGTGCGGGCTATGTTGATTGTGTGGTGTCTGGGGTGGGTTATGATTTCCCATCTGATGGCCAGTATGAATATACTGGCACTGTCCGCGGTACCGCGCGGGTCTTAGTAACTCCCCGCATTCTCTATGCTTCCGCTCAGGTTTATGGGTATGTTTCCGCCTTGTGCCTGTTACCCGTTTGCCCATCTCCTCCACTAACGGGGGGTATTGCTTCGGCTGAGTTCTACGGCGATTTCTACGTGATCTCTCCCGGTGAGGGAATACTGACCTTCAAAATGTCGACCGATGGGCGACCGCCGGTCCGGATTGTGCTTCCCGTGTCCGAGGGCCTGCAAATGGTTATGCCGTTGGATGTCTACACCCAGATGCAGTTCTATATCGACTCGGGAACTTTCAAGTACGATTCCCTTGAACACTCAGTTCTGATCTCCGATATCCGGATCGTGCCAGAGCCGATGACGGCTTCGTTGGTATTCGCAGGACTCGCACTTGCGGTGGCCAAAGGGCGGAACTTCGTGAGGTGAGGTGGTATCCGGAGTTCCACACCCACAGAGTGATATCGACACCGACGTCCACCCCAAGCCTGCCGTAGGGGCTACGACTGTCGAGCCAGCAGTTGGTAGGACTTCCCGCTCTCTGGCCAGCCCGTTTGGGAGCTCCCGCCTCCTTGCACGGCACATAAAAGGACAATCGAAATCGGCGAGGACGTTAGGTGGACAAAAGAATGTCCCACGGAGGCGTTGAGCTGTGCGGGCGGGCGCTAGTGGGCGAGCCCTAAAGCATTGACGGGCCAGGGAATGGACACTAGAAGGACAGGATCGAGGGTGGGCTGGGGGGCAACAGCGTACTGGGCTGCCCATACGGTGCCAGTATGTTATTGATTTGAGGGGGAAAGTGGTACGCCCGAGAGGATTCGAACCTCTGACCTTTTGCTCCGGAGGCAAACGCTCTATCCAGCTGAGCTACGGGCGCA encodes the following:
- the rnk gene encoding nucleoside diphosphate kinase regulator; translated protein: MQKHIFMTQSDYERLSSMLADHAAGRQDLKLLEEELDRADIVDVRELPADVVTMHSVVRLRDLDSGEQKTYRLVYPSEAGRGESSLSVLAPIGTALLGYRSGDTIEWTVPRGVKRLQVLEVLYQPEAAGAPPV
- a CDS encoding aldose epimerase family protein, producing the protein MHSKILTLMVAVTVLAGCKKVEQGGVGAVTTQEFGKTEKGEVVNLYTLRNRNGVEIAIINYGARVVTLKTPDARGRLADIALGFDSLKGYEGPNPYFGAIVGRYGNRIAKGKFTLDGKEYTLAKNNGENSLHGGLVGFDRVIWSGKTEESNGVQKAIFSYTSKDGEEGYPGTLNVTVTYSLGNNDDVQIDYHATTDKATVLNVTNHTYFNLAGQGNGDILNQVMQLNADRFTPVDAGLIPTGELKDVTGTPFDFRKPTVIGSRIGDKDEQLTLGKGYDHNYVLNRSGSGLVMAAKAVDPPSGRALEVWTTEPAVQFYTGNFLDGTVVGKNANNYAQRTGFCLETQHYPDSPNHPDFPTTVLKPGEEYKTTTVWKLRFVDPAK